Sequence from the Candidatus Hydrogenedentota bacterium genome:
TGGCCAAGGGCATGCGCGGCAGAAAGAGCCCCTTCGCGCCGGTGCTGGACACCTTCAACCGCGTGGATCTGGTGTGCTACTGGAAGGACGGCCGGTCCGTCCAGACGCTCGGCGAGGTGTCCCCGCTGGACGTCTGGGGCGGTTTGAAGCGCGACGTGGACCGTTTCGCCCACGCCGCGTTTCTGCTGGAGATTTGTCTGCATGCCGCGGGGGAGGACGCCCCCTCGGAGATCCTGTACGGGGCGCTCGTGGACGGCCTGAGCGCGCTGGAGTCCGCCCCGGACAACGTGCGCGGCCTCACGGCGCTGGCGGCGTACCGCCTGCTGGCGGCGCTGGGGCTGGCCCCGGAGCTGGCCGCGTGCGCGGACACGGGCCGCGGCCCGGAGGCGGCGCGGTGGTTCTCGTGGGAGCACGGCCTGTCGGAGTCCCTGGGAAACCGGCGGGTGGGTCCGGAGGAGGTGGCGGCCCTGGGCCGGATGGCCTCGGAGGGCGCGCCGCCCGCCGCCGGCCCGCCGGCGGAGGCGGTGTTTGAGCTGATGGCCAGATTCACAGCCGGGCAGCTGGAAACGGATTTCCGGAGCCTGCGCGTGCTGCGCCAGGTTTCGGGCGGCGTCCGGCCGGCGGACGCCCGAGGAAAGGAATGAATGAGCGTACCCCGGGAAAACATCCGCAACTTCTGCATCATCGCGCACATTGACCACGGGAAGTCCACCCTGGCCGACCGGCTGCTCCAGCAGACGAACACGATAGACACGCGCAACCTGAAGGAGCAGACGCTCGACAACATGGACATCGAGCGCGAGCGCGGCATCACCATCAAGTCGGTGGCCGTGCGCATGAATTACACCGCCGCGGACGGCCGGGAGTACGAGCTGAACCTCATTGACACGCCGGGGCATGTGGACTTCTCCTACGAGGTCTCCCGCGCCATGGCGGCCTGCGAGGGCGCGCTGCTGGTGGTGGACGCCGCCCAGGGCGTGGAGGCGCAGACCCTCGCCCACGCCTACAAGGCCGTGGCGGAGAACCTGGAGATCATCCCGGTCATCAACAAGGTGGACCTGCCCGCGGCGGACGTGGACGGGACGCGCCAGCAGATCGAGGAGGTCATCGGGCTTCCCGCGGACGACGCGGTGCTCGCCAGCGCGAAGTCGGGCCTCGGCACCGGGGAGGTGCTGGAGGCGGTGATCGCGCGGATCCCCGCGCCCAGGGGCGAACGGGATGTCCCGCTGCGCGCGCTCATCTTCGACGCGGTCTACAACATCTACCGCGGCGTGATCGTCTTCGTGCGGGTCAAGGACGGCGTCCTGCGCCGCGGCCAGCGGGTCATGATGATGACCACCGGCATGCGCTACGAGGCGGTGGAGATCGGCACCCTCAAGCCCGAAATGGTCCCCTGCGACGAGCTGGCGGCGGGCGAGGTCGGCTATGTGATCTGCAACATCAAGACCCTCGAGGACACCCGCATCGGCGACACGCTCACGGCGCTCGACCAGCCCGCGGCGGAGGCCCTGCCGGGCTACGAGGAGGTGAAGCCCGTCGTCTTCTCGGGCATGTACCCGGCCAACGCGACGGACTACGAGGAGCTGCGCGACGCGCTGGACAAGCTGCACCTGAACGACTGCTCGTTCCAGTACCACGCGGACAGCAGCGACGCCCTCGGGCTGGGGTTCCGGCTGGGCTTCCTCGGCCTGCTCCACATGGAGATCATCCAGGAGCGGCTGGAGCGCGAGTTCGGCATGAACCTCGTGGTCACCATGCCGAACGTGGCCTACACCATCACCACGACGGACGGCGCCGTGACGGTCATCGAGAAGGCGTCGCAGATGCCGCCGGCCGGCGAGATCCAGACGATCGAGGAGCCGTACATCGAGGCGGACATCCTCTGCCCCACGCAGTACCTGAGCACGGTCATCGAGCTGTGCAAGAAGAAGCGCGGCATCCACGTGCGGGTGGACTACATTGACGGGAAGCGCTGCATGGCGGTCTACCAGATGCCGCTGGCGGAGATCGTCATTGACTTCTACGACAAGCTGAAATCCTGCACCCGCGGCTACGGGTCCCTGGAGTACCGCATCATCGGCAACCGCCCCGGCGACCTCGTGAAGCTCGACATCATGCTCAACGGCGATGTCATAGACGCGCTGTCCACCATCGTCCACCGGGAAAACTCGGTGTACCTGGGCCGGGCGCTGGCGTCGAAACTGCGCAAGCTCATCCCCCGCCAGCAGTACGAGATCGCGATCCAGGCGGCCATCTCCCGGAAGATCATCGTGCGCGAGACCGTGAAGGCCGTGCGCAAGAACGTCACGGCGAAATGCTACGGCGGCGACATCACCCGCAAGCGCAAGCTCCTCGAAAAGCAGAAGGAGGGCAAGAAGCGCATGAAGCAGGTGGGCACCGTCGAGGTGCCCCAGGAGGCCTTCATGGCGCTCCTCAAGGTCAACGAGGAGGACACCTGATCAGCGGCGACGCCCCAGACGCCCCCGCGGCGGACACGCCCCGCACCGCGCCCCCGCGCTGGGTGCTGTGGGTTCAGGTGTTCACCGGCCCGTGGAACCGGCGCAACCTCCTGGCGTGGATCGGTGTCATCGCCGCCGTCTTCGTGACCAAGGGCTGCCTCTTCGACCAGTACGTCATTCCCAGCGGCTCCATGGAGCCCACCCTGCACGGGGCCGAGCGCGGCGGCGACCGCGTCATCGCCAACAAACTCCTGTTCGGCCCGCGCATCCCCTTCACCACGGTGCGGCTGTGGAACTGGGCCGCACCCAAACGGTGGGACATCGTGGTCTTCCGGTCCGTGGATCCCGACTCCCCGTTCCCGGTGCTCGTGAAGCGGATCGTGGGCCTGCCAGGCGAAAAAATCCTGCTGAAAAATGGAAAGGTGTTTGTGAACGGCGTGGAGACGCCGCTGCCGGAGGACATGGCGGACACGGTCAAGTACACCACCGAGTGGGTGCTGGAGAAGGAGGTTCTCCTCCGCCAGTTCCTGATGCTGGCCAAAAAAAACGAGCCCCTCGACATCCTCAACCCCCGCCACGAACCCGTGCAGCAGCTCTACCGCGACATGCGCCGCTTCCATCCCGCCGTGCGGGACCGCGACGTCGCGGCCCTGACGCCGGATGAAATGCGGGAAATCTGCAAAGGCCTCAGCCGCGAGTCCCTTAACACGGTCCGCCACCTGACGCTGCTCTCCATGCCCCGCATGGTCTACGGCGTCATGGACACGCCGGACCTCAGCGTCGTCCCCGAGGGCCACTACCTCTGCCTCGGCGACAACAGCGGCGCCAGCCGCGACGGCCGCGTCTACGGATGGGTGCCCCGCGGCAATCTGCTGGGGCGTGTCTGCGCCGTCTGGTGGCCCTGGGAGCGCCGCCGCGACTTCACCGGATTCACCGGCACCTGGTGGGGCATGGCCCTGCTCTACGGCGGGCCCGCGGGCCTGCTGCTGTGGGAAGTCCTCCCCCGGGTCCGCCGCAGGCGCGGGGGCGGCCGGAAGTAGGCGGACCGCGGACGCGCCTCCCCGTTCTCCGGCAAACCGGGGCGTTCGCGGGCGGCGGGTATCTTGCCATTTCACCAGCCCGTGCCTATAATGGGACATCTTGTCAACATGGGGCGCCGCATGACATGAGTCCTTCCTCGCCAGAGGTCATCATGGCCGAAAGTCCGGACAGTTATGTTGTCCTGTACGCGATCCTGTGGCTGACGGCCTTTTTCCTGGCGGTGACGGTGTATATCCTCTCCAACCGCGCGCTCCAGCGGCAGCATCCCGGGGAACCAATCGGATGGAGTGCCCGGTGGATTTCCCTGCTGGCCGCGCTGGCGCTGGCCACCCCCCTGGTCTGGTACGCCCACGCGTTCTGCTCGGAGCAGTTCTGCGTGATGAAAATGGCGGGGGAGGACATTGTCCTGGAGTTCGAGATCCCCCCCCGGGAAGTCCGGGCGGGATACGCGGTGTGCAAGGTTACCCTGGAGCGCGGAATGCTGTTCGGCAGACGCTGGTGCCGCATTGTGGTGCACACCCCCCCAAATGATTATTTCTACGGGCATCTCATCGTCTGCGAGGAGGGGGAGCGGGCGCTGGATCGGTACCGGGAGATCACGGGGCAGAAATGGAGCGACCTGCGTTAAACGCGGACGGAACGGCGCCGGAGGGGAGGGGGCTTTCCCGCCGGGAAGTGCTGGGCGGCGGCGCGGCCGCGGCCGCCGCGCTGGCGGCAGGCAAAACGGAGGGAGCGGGCGTGCCCGGGAAACATGTCCATGGCGGTCCGGGAGAGCGCCGCGCCGCGTTGTGGCGGCTGCTGGGCGACCTCCCGGAACGGCGCGCCCCGTCGGCGGAGCGCCGCAGCCCGGAGAGGCGCGAAGGCTTCACGCTGGAGCGCCTGACCCTGGACCTGAACGGCCTCCAGAAAGTCCCCGCCCTGCTGCTGGTTCCGGACAACGCGCGGGAGAAGGCCCCCGGCCTGCTGTACATCCACTGGCACGGCGGGGATTATCCCGTGGGCAAGGAGGAACTGCTGGCGGGCACCCGGGCCATGCAGGGGGCCTACGCGCCGGAGCTGGCGAAACGGGGCATTGTCACCCTCGCCATAGACAGCTGGTGCTTCGGCGAACGGATGCCCTATCCGGACGACGGGGGCCGGGGCGAGTCGGACACGTTCAAGGAGATGCTCTGGAAGG
This genomic interval carries:
- a CDS encoding alpha/beta hydrolase, with protein sequence MERPALNADGTAPEGRGLSRREVLGGGAAAAAALAAGKTEGAGVPGKHVHGGPGERRAALWRLLGDLPERRAPSAERRSPERREGFTLERLTLDLNGLQKVPALLLVPDNAREKAPGLLYIHWHGGDYPVGKEELLAGTRAMQGAYAPELAKRGIVTLAIDSWCFGERMPYPDDGGRGESDTFKEMLWKGRVLFGMMLFDEWQAFRWLAEHPLVDPDRIGVFGMSMGATKAWWLAALEPRVACCMDLCCLTDFDTLIEERGLGGHGIYYYVPNLLKEFSTGDINALIAPRPRLSLNGREDKLTPPRGVERVRDRVLPLYAAAGKAEDCRIELFDCAHEELPEMRRLILDWMDRHLARPTPA
- the recO gene encoding DNA repair protein RecO, translating into MFPNRGGQHPPTLEAGLSQLKTEGIVLRKVDFGDTSAIVSFLTPDRGRIACLAKGMRGRKSPFAPVLDTFNRVDLVCYWKDGRSVQTLGEVSPLDVWGGLKRDVDRFAHAAFLLEICLHAAGEDAPSEILYGALVDGLSALESAPDNVRGLTALAAYRLLAALGLAPELAACADTGRGPEAARWFSWEHGLSESLGNRRVGPEEVAALGRMASEGAPPAAGPPAEAVFELMARFTAGQLETDFRSLRVLRQVSGGVRPADARGKE
- the lepA gene encoding elongation factor 4, giving the protein MSVPRENIRNFCIIAHIDHGKSTLADRLLQQTNTIDTRNLKEQTLDNMDIERERGITIKSVAVRMNYTAADGREYELNLIDTPGHVDFSYEVSRAMAACEGALLVVDAAQGVEAQTLAHAYKAVAENLEIIPVINKVDLPAADVDGTRQQIEEVIGLPADDAVLASAKSGLGTGEVLEAVIARIPAPRGERDVPLRALIFDAVYNIYRGVIVFVRVKDGVLRRGQRVMMMTTGMRYEAVEIGTLKPEMVPCDELAAGEVGYVICNIKTLEDTRIGDTLTALDQPAAEALPGYEEVKPVVFSGMYPANATDYEELRDALDKLHLNDCSFQYHADSSDALGLGFRLGFLGLLHMEIIQERLEREFGMNLVVTMPNVAYTITTTDGAVTVIEKASQMPPAGEIQTIEEPYIEADILCPTQYLSTVIELCKKKRGIHVRVDYIDGKRCMAVYQMPLAEIVIDFYDKLKSCTRGYGSLEYRIIGNRPGDLVKLDIMLNGDVIDALSTIVHRENSVYLGRALASKLRKLIPRQQYEIAIQAAISRKIIVRETVKAVRKNVTAKCYGGDITRKRKLLEKQKEGKKRMKQVGTVEVPQEAFMALLKVNEEDT
- the lepB gene encoding signal peptidase I, whose amino-acid sequence is MFTGPWNRRNLLAWIGVIAAVFVTKGCLFDQYVIPSGSMEPTLHGAERGGDRVIANKLLFGPRIPFTTVRLWNWAAPKRWDIVVFRSVDPDSPFPVLVKRIVGLPGEKILLKNGKVFVNGVETPLPEDMADTVKYTTEWVLEKEVLLRQFLMLAKKNEPLDILNPRHEPVQQLYRDMRRFHPAVRDRDVAALTPDEMREICKGLSRESLNTVRHLTLLSMPRMVYGVMDTPDLSVVPEGHYLCLGDNSGASRDGRVYGWVPRGNLLGRVCAVWWPWERRRDFTGFTGTWWGMALLYGGPAGLLLWEVLPRVRRRRGGGRK